GTTAATTTCAGCACCAAATCGATACGCGAATGAACCAATCCCAATTACTATTAGACATCACGACACACGCCTTATTACATCTGGAATTCAAAAAACTCGACAAACGCCTTTCCATAGCAGAAATCAATAACCTGCTGGTTCAATATCTTAAGCGCATCGCTAAGTCGAATCGATACAAAGCCGTAAGAAAGACCACGAAAAAGTGGCTATTAATTGGCAGACAATCTGGCAGCAATCTTGAGTCCGTGCTAGTCAAAAATAGAGATAATCTCGTCCAAACATGCTCGACCGATTTGTTCCGTTTTGTCGATCTAATTGGCAGAATTGAAACTCAGCTTCGAACTAAAATTCAATACTCCCATGCTCATAATATCGATCTGAATGCACGTTACGGAAAAGTCTTAGTTTGTGTCGTAGATGAAGATTTAACATCAAGTTTTGATGAACATGGAATGATGAGCAAATCGACCCAGATTCTGTTTATCGGAAGCTCAGAACATAAAGAGATGTTTTCAATCATTGTCGACCAGAGCGATCACTTTCAATCCGTCGTGGCTTATGAAGATAAAGAACACCTGCGCGTCGAATTGTTTAGGATGTAATACCATCGACTATTTGATAAAGCCAAAATCGATGGGTTCAATCCACATACTTATGTCGATTTTCAGATAGGACACTATCTCGACTTGAGCCAATGGTGTCCCATATCTGGTTAACTAAATTCGGGTGACTGTCGGCAAACTTCTGACCAAACACTAAATAATAGTCCTTCGTGATGATGGCTGGTTGAACCTGCTCCACATCTGGATAGTCATCATTACTGTTTAAGAAATCTAAAGCTGTTGAATCTTGTACCGCTATTGCTGCTAAACGTTGTAACTTAAGCATTCCAAATAATTGAGACGTGGTTTTAACTTCATAAGCCTTAACTTTTCTTTTTTCTAATTCTCTTACAATTGAAAACCCTAAATGGGCCCCCACTTGCTTATTTGTTTGTGTCAGGTTTTCGCCATCCCAATCAAGCGGCTTATTCTTTAATTTATAAAAATAATAGCCTAACGTTGCAACTCGCTTCGTGCTATCAAGTTTACCTTCCACCATTGGATAGCTCGCATATTTTTCACGTTGTGCATTGTGAGAGAGAATAAACGCGCCATCCACTTTCCCCGTTTTTAGGTACTGCAACACCCTTTTGCCAGGTAGACGGACGTACCTCACATTGATACCCAACTCGCTCATACTTTTATTTATGAGATCTATTGATAAACCCGGAGGGTCAGCAACATCTCGGCCGCTTCCCATCTGAAATGGGTAAGATTGTGTATCTGAATAAGCAAGAATTATCGTTTCAGAGGCCAAAGACAGACCAGAAAAGAGAGAGACGGATAAGGCAACCCAAAGTTTCAAACCATTATTAATCATAAGTCCCCCCAACTATCTTATTGATAGAACAAAATATATCCTTAAAGTACGATTATCTCCACCCAGTAGATAAAGATAACTCATATAATACTGACTTTATTCTGACAAACTCCCCAACGGGTCACAATATTCGCTTGCAAATTAACATTTTATAAAATGATCATTAATTGAATATTCGAGTGTTTTCTTGGCTAAGCTTGAGCAACAGGCATCTCACGTTAGATTCTATGTCTATTAGCTTTAACATGGCGAATATCTCCCTCTCTTCACCGATTTCAAGTCACCTAACGCCGATGTATAGCTTTTGAACGTACTCTTTAGAGATTTTTATCTAACGAAATATGAAATCCGCTCGCTCTACTGACAAAATCATCAGTGATGAATATCACCTTTTTTGGCCTCATCGAAACGTATCGATGACAAAGATCACACATTCACATTCCATGATGTGCAAATTATAAATTCAACGCTATTATCACCATCGAAACGTATCGATGGGCATTTTT
Above is a window of Vibrio cortegadensis DNA encoding:
- a CDS encoding DUF2913 family protein, producing the protein MNQSQLLLDITTHALLHLEFKKLDKRLSIAEINNLLVQYLKRIAKSNRYKAVRKTTKKWLLIGRQSGSNLESVLVKNRDNLVQTCSTDLFRFVDLIGRIETQLRTKIQYSHAHNIDLNARYGKVLVCVVDEDLTSSFDEHGMMSKSTQILFIGSSEHKEMFSIIVDQSDHFQSVVAYEDKEHLRVELFRM
- a CDS encoding substrate-binding periplasmic protein, with the translated sequence MINNGLKLWVALSVSLFSGLSLASETIILAYSDTQSYPFQMGSGRDVADPPGLSIDLINKSMSELGINVRYVRLPGKRVLQYLKTGKVDGAFILSHNAQREKYASYPMVEGKLDSTKRVATLGYYFYKLKNKPLDWDGENLTQTNKQVGAHLGFSIVRELEKRKVKAYEVKTTSQLFGMLKLQRLAAIAVQDSTALDFLNSNDDYPDVEQVQPAIITKDYYLVFGQKFADSHPNLVNQIWDTIGSSRDSVLSENRHKYVD